CCAATGAATAAGTCGTCTGGCCAACCCATACCAGATGGCTTATAGTTTATAACTGACTCACTCCGTCGACGTATTTTCGCAGGTAAACTAGACGTTTCCCTTGGACCACTTCGTACCAAACCTCTACCCACGTTGTTTGGACCTGTTAAATCACCACGTCCTCTCTTTAGTTTAGCCCCTTTGATATTGGCTCGGCTATTGATTTtgcttttattaaatttatttttaaaatttgatgaaaatatatattttttataaatataaaatctctcTGGTCAGAATCTCATATtggattaatcaaaataataatataatattatttttttaattttttttcatattttataattacactaactatatgttaattaataatttaatttgatacttaactTATTATTTACCAACTTAAATATACTGTGGTTCAAATTGGGAAACAagaatttaagtaaataaaataatagttatagagtgtaaATAATTAGTCTTTAAATTTAGATATGAACTTTAATGCACTGtaactcaaaattaaaaattttagtgTATACCGAATCTaatgcagtgattttaaacacaaatctttcaaattttgaagatggcaCTTATTTGATGAGTTCAATGCCAAGGCCATAATTCCAGctcaaacactttttttttttttgcaaaaaaataCGTTCCTTGGAATAAATAATGACATATTTTAAGGGTAGTTTACTACccttttttgaaaacaaaatttagCAATCTAATCATTCAGCTCAATATTGGTCATGTTTTAAATAGGAGTTCTTCTACTAAGTAGTCTCACACAACACATATGgtgtgaatttttatttttagttttttcaacaAGTGTATAATATAAGATTgctgaatattattattttttaaatagttgatCTATAAAGACACTTAAAACGTGTCACAGACACCAGTGTCAGTAAcgataataaaattaagaattaagagtaatattaatCTCACCACTTAACAATGCAATACgttataaaaatgttttctagTGCCACGACCTCATACATATGGTTaggaaaaataatcaattttttttttttaattttatttttcgtgtaTGATCGGTGCATCACTTTTGAAACTAGAATTATAGGGTATCGTGGCTTACGTTTGTGGAATTTGTTtaagtttaatttataaaaggtAATGATACTTCTTACACCATATTTATTACTGCTTTATTATtcagctgtttttttttttttttttggctatttgaatataaattaaaaatttcagaatacgacttttttgtttaatctaaaaaaaaaataaattcaaacaactaatgtaattataatgtaaattaattcaaaataaatttaattttataaaaattgaccaaaagagtaaaaaaaatgtcaatttttataaaactgaatttatttttaattaaattacatgattatattaattaattgaatttattttcttatagatTATACAAGGTCATGTTCTAagatttttaatccagatttaaaaagtaaaaaagaaaaaaaaaaactgaataataAAGTAGTAATAAATGAGGCCTAACAGCACCTTtacctatatataaaataagatattctACTATCAATTTTACACTCCACAGTCCACACCTGCTGATGCggatatttattttctattttttttatcaggcCGAAACCGGTGGGCAACAGAGCGGAGCGGAGATTGGGCTACACAGACAAGCCCAGTTTAAGACCTTGGTTGAGGGTCAGACTTTGCCTCTTGGTCCAAAGGGTATGAATGGGTCAAAGTTGTAGGCTGTTCTTAACGTCttgaattagaaaaacaaaagagttcCGCTACGAATAGAAATCAAAGTTTACGGGAAAGTTATCCCGACTGTGAATATGACTTACCCTAATCCGGGATTAATTATTATCCATCTGCTTTACCCTTATCTGAGTTATCTCCCTCGACCCGGCagtcttcttccttctttaaaAACTAGGGAACTTCCTCGTAGCTTTGTGCCACACAGaaacagaaggaaaaaagaacagaaaagtgaagagaagaaaataaattaagaaatgaGGAGCTGTTGTACTAGGCCTGCGATTGTGCCGACACCAACTGAAAATAAGACCTTCGGGTCTGTGATTGCCTTTCGGGTCCTTGTTCCTCATGCTAGAAACACCACCGCAAGGTCCGCCACTTCTAGGGTTTCAGTTGTCCGGGCTTCTATGGTGGACTCATACGGTAGCTCCTTCGATTTCGTCAACCGCATCGAGAAAACCTGGTTAATCTCTCAGGTAATCGTtttacccttttctttttctcttacttTTCCGCATGTATAGTGGTATTGATCAAAACTGATAACTTTTTTAATACAAATCAAAACTGATAactgagatatatatatatatatatatttttaatctctctctctctctcaatctaaaccacccccccccccccccccggcggggGTATCTATGATTCAAGGTGGATTACTGTATCTAAATCCCCGTAGCTATTTGTGCAAAATCCTCATGTCGTAATGGATAAATTCTGGCTTTATatccattgaaaaaaaaaaacctttgtcCTCAAACCTGGTTTAAGATGGGAATTAAAGAATGTTAGAAATTTTGGGGCAGAAAATGATCTCATACTCTGGGTACCAGAGTAGAGTGTACCACAACAATGGAGTAGCAGAGATAAAAAATGTAAGTAAAATGGATCGGTGCTTTTGTCTTTGAAAACCCCCATATCTTTTGGAATAGCCCAAACAAGAAAACGCAACCATCTATTATGGTACAGAGGGTGTAGATGAATTGTTTCACGCTACCAGCATAATTCTCGGTTTGTTTGGTCAATGAGATTTTATGCTTGTGGGACTCAACAGAACCGTAGCGTGGTTGCTCTTTTTTAAGCAGCTCGTGTTTTCTTGATCTTATTCACCATGCTGGCTTTGGGTATTCTTTGATTCGATTAGTATTTAAAAGAGGATCTAGGAAATGGTTCGAGAAAACTCCGTCTTCAGTCGTTGGATAATATTCAATTTACTTCTAGgaaagataagaaaataaataattaatgataagaGAAACCACTTTGTTTCATTCTGAACCATATTAAATCCAGGTTGTGCTATGAAAAGGTACAATCTTGATAAGATATGAAGTTTTATATTGATTGACCGAAAAATACATGTCTTATTGATAGCATACTTTATATCACAAGTGGAAGaatacagttttttttattatcctgGTGCTGCTTTGTAGATCTGGCTTGAAGTTGAGTCTCACGGGTTCTTTCTGTAGACAATCTTTGTATCTCTATTCTGATTGTTTTATTGTTTGTCTAATGTTTATACTATATACAGCAACCAAGGCCAGTTGGTTGTTCTTCTTGCAACTCAAACGGGCATGTTGAATGTAAATGGTGTGGTGGTACAGGCTTCTTTATTCTTGGTGATAACATGCTCTGCCAAGTACCTTCAAGAAACACCAGTTGCGTTATTTGTGGTGGAATGGTAAGTTAAATGTACAAGGTTTCTAAGCTATGACTGGTATGATTCCATAGTATTGAGTGCAAAGTCTATAATTGCAGTATGGATGACCCTATTATGTTGTCTTGATATTCCAGGGATCAATGTGTTGCTCGGATTGTAAGGGAACAGGTTTTCGTGCCAAGTGGTTAGGAGAGCCTCCTATTTCCAAGTAGCAGCATTACTTCTCGGTCAGTTAAGAGATCCATCAAGGCTGGAATAGATTTGAAGTGACATCCCATTCATTTTCTGATACCATCTCTTGTTTGTTGCAGTATTTGTGGTGAAACAATGATATCTGTAGCCTCTGTCCCCATACTTAGGATTTACACCCTTAATTTTACTGTCTTCTTCAATCAAGCCACTCCATGATagatcaaaaacaaaaacattggCCTGCATGGATGTATCATATTCATTTGAATTATTACAATTACAAGTATATTCTTTTACGAAAAAGTTAGCTGGTGTCAATGTGTCAAGAACTGTTCTCTCAGAGTTTTGTTTTCCGTGGGTCAGAGAGGCGCAACTGCCGATCAAAAGGTCTGCTAAATTACTATGCATACCGATAATATCGAATCCAATCAATGCCAATAAGACTTGCAGAAAAGCATTAGCTCACGCCGAACTTTAAACCAGTGCTgagaacttttttttcttaacgaGTTGTGTTACATTTAGTTATAGATTGTGTAAacgtcgtataattattttaaaaaaaggtgaaatctactattaaaaaataaattaatcttCTGGAAGGTCTATCTATTATTTCCCAAATAGCAACCCTTCAATGAGTGAGTGCCAAGTAAGCTTCCCAACTTAGCTCTCATGTGACCGCATGCCACGAGATCACACATTCTctctaggggtgtaatcggtctggTTTGGTCCGGTTTTAGGACCGAATTGGTATGCAccgattttacattttcaagaatCGATTCCGCACCGGTTACTCTCCTAAATCGATACTTCCGATTTTACCAGTTCCGGTTCAGTTCGGTTCGGTcatgtttttcagttttaatatactataatatatattatataatatctataatagtatattataatatataatatattatatagtgatatagtattagtattaatataattattgatacaatagactatagtgataaaattttaaaatttaaaattatatttaataagaaatttatcacataatacaaaactattttatatataattatatattatatataaaatttatatacgatataaaaaattataatatatataaattggtccggtttggtctgatccaatttttaaaaaaaaatctgatcgGCTCGGTCTTGTTTACCGGTTCACCGGTTTTTTTTACACCCATGAACCTCTCCTAACCTTCATCCCCTCTCCCCCCTCTCGCATGGAAATCGCACAGACCAAAGGTTGAACGAGCAACTAACCAGTTGTACATCACCATTTCTATTAGGATCTTCACCATCGAAGGTTACATCAACAGTGGCTGCTGttgagatcatatatatatcgGATACTAAATTATATGATTTCGTGCATCTCAAGAGATTGAAGAAGCCGTGGGAGATCCACAAAACAACTCTAGTCTCTCTCGAGGCTTCCATGAACAAACCAACAGAATGACGGAGATGATGTTCGATGGCGAAATTACTAGAGGCTGACGGAGCAGGTGATGTGCGGCAATGAGCGACGGCGACAAGATCTGTTTTTTGTGATGACTGAGGTTGagttttgcataaatttcttcatgaaCAAGTTGTCTTGCTATCTCAGATTTTTGGCAAGAATCTGAATCAGTAagtgttattttgtgaaaaagCGAATGATccattgagagagaaaaaaaaaaaaaaaagatttcagaGACACTTGACTTGAAGTGAATGAAATTGttaatgaaatattatgttttataataaaagaatataaccattaaagaaatatagcagttaaaaatatatattcgttgaaaaaatatagtcgttagaaaaaataaggttgaaaaaaatatatccgtTGGAAAGATATGAccgttggaaaaatatatcaGTTGGAAGAATGTGAccgttctaaaaaaaaaaagatcgttagaaaattaatgtgtatttttttaataacgaataaaaatttaaattgcaattagaattaaaataaaaaaggataaaattaatattttaataaaatattgatagatttagagagtttattatttagtattgttaaaaaatgcctaactaaatttataaaaataaactttccagttaaattttagtcaaattttggctaGAGGCTCGTTTGGTTCTTTGACTACACTTAGCTCAACTGAGTTCGGTTTAGATTTAGACCTCTTCTAATATTCAAATacttaactctcaaatcattaaacttatttcaactcaaaacttctttacacgtggaactcataatttttttaactcaacacctctttagaTGTAGGacccataacttttttaaacttatcataaatatatataaattcatcttaatattcaaatacatctaaacttatcttaaatgAGTTCTATagaactcactccaccatctcaatttattactattaataaaaaactcaattcaacttatcTCAGTTTAATATCAAAATCCAGCATGCTCTAGAGATGATAAAAGTATAAGGGctggtttgaatttagagatgagatgagatggtttttttaattattgatatttcatttactctcttattttcttttactttgatttttatcatataagtaaattcttttttattgttcatcatttaaaatatatatatttcattttcttctaaaaactatattgaaaatagtttttaatcaattttttcatattttgattttatttttaatttttatttggcttatatatttttgttttacctGTATAGtactaaattattttacattgtatataaaaataaattgaaaatataaaaaactatagatattctaaatttattagtgaaaatgaaatatttaaaaaaataaaaatatatttaaatgatatagaaaaaaattgataagtttatgaatgaaatattataaaaattaatatgtaaaataaaataaaatattttaataaaatattttaaaaaatagaataaagaatGTATTGATAATGCCCAAATCTACTCTACTTTAAAAGCAACCTTTCTTTCGAGGACCCCATGCCAAGTTGTCCCAACTCTGTATAATCTACTTATTTGGCTAGGGTGGGGCTACCTTTAGAACACTTGTATTGGCTTcattaaaatgaaagaattttcaaaatttgatgaatccaGGGTGAAAAGGCTGGCATTGAATTCGGCAAACACGAAAACTGAAACTTTGAGTTACAGGagatttattttcatctttatatttgaaGAGTCCCTATTCATAATCTGTCcgattattttattacaaaattacttcTTTCCCTTTTCGCCCGCAATTCcgtttctttcttcctcttcctttcttccatttcttccaCTCCCGCGTCCATTTTTCGCATTTCTTACGCTTGTGAATCCgaaaaaaatttcctttctccctttcaaattttcctctccatttcctctcttccctctctctttctcccttccCTCTAGAGCCTGACGCTAccctctttctctattttttcctcTGTAGAAATTTAAGCTCCAAACCGTAAATTTTGGTTCTTCACCGGCTCTTGGCTTCGAGATAACAACGTCAATGAGGTAAATCTTTGGGATTTGTTTGGTTCCTTAATCTCTTTCTATGGTGTTTCGTTATTCTAGTTTCCAAAGATAAAATTTGtagttttgtgtttttatgtaacatttgtgtagaaaatgaaatgaaaacgaCCCAGAATGGAGTGTGGTACAGAAAATgaaaacggaaaaaaaaaaaaaaaaaaaaaaaactcaccctCGGAGCAACAAGTAGTACTGGTCTTAGCTTGCTTTCTCTGTAACagtttttttaggttttttccttttattactTTGTTGATTTGGGTGTgtgataatgaaaatatttgaatggaataatatttgatagatctgggttttttttcttttgttattttgttaaacatgggtataaatacaaggtttttttttttttgttatttaggTATCTTAAACTCTTTTATGCCATTATGCTCTGTTGACGACTGAGTGGAGCACATTCTTGAACCACAAGAAGTTGGTTGCAAGGGACTCGGTTGTGTTCTTGAGAGTTGAAAATGGTGATTTTTGTATCTTTACATTTTCACATGTTTCTCTCTGCCTAACAGAAACcatatacttaattttattggCATTAGCTATTTATGAGTTCGTGTACACACACAACAGTCACTATAATACTacgtatttttataataatctGTTTATTATGCCAATAAACAAGCCTGCAAGTAAAAGTTTTCTAGCTTTATATCCTGCTTTTCTCTAATCCTTCATAGGAAAGTTTTGCAAATTAAAGTTAGAAGTCTTCTCGTGTTCATAACTTTTAAACCCTCCATATTCCCAtctattgtaaattaaaatatcctGAAATTGCTGATGTGTAATTGAACTTGTTGAAATTATTTGGGTACTGCTACACAAATGTATTGCAATTTTCATTTGCTGGTTTATGAACTAGTTTGTGGAGCTATTACATTATTTTGAAACTAAAATGTAAATCTATTGGAGTTGCTGGATTATGAACTGGTTTGTTGGTAGAAATGTTGGGTGATTGTGAATGTTGGTGTATTGTGTAGCAGTGGATATGTATAGCAGTGGATATGTACAATTGTGTGATACTGAATGTTGGTGGCAACGTAGAGTGGGTACGTACAATTGTGTCTATCCATAATGTGAGTAATCATGTCTTCTACTTGCTGGGGATATCTTGGCTGTGTTTggaagttgaaattttttatccaAGAATACCTTCCAGTCTAGTTTTACATCTTGTACCTAAAGAAAAAGATGTTACTTGTAAGTAAAATCTGTTTGGTAAGATGTaggaaagtaatttttttagtaCTAGTTTCACACCATCCATGATTTCATGATATGCACATCACTGTTTTGCATAAGGAACTTTAGCATGAAAGTAAAAGTagatacatatttttaagtcCAAAATACTCCTGTATTCccttataaataaatctagTCTCCTAGCTCCTTTTACGACGATATGAAACAGTCAGTCACCTTTTATCTCATGTTTTTACAGGATCAGGATGCAATAGAGAAGAGCATTCCACTAAATCCATATCAAAAGCATCTAAAGTCAGTTAGGCCACCATTAATCCCAACTGAAGATGAATttgacaagaagaagaaggcttCTTTGGATCTATTGGAAAGCTTCTTATCAACATAGGGTGTCAGTAGTGGAGATTCTATTAACATGGCTATTGATGCTAAACATGTAAGCAATTCATAGTTCTAATCACATTCCATCTGAGTATCAATTATttcttctgaaaaaaaaatggagtgcCTGTTGGGAGCTTTGCAAATGTAAAAATCTCAGACGCGCAAAAATATTGTAAGGCCATTGTTTGAAGTTTGATCAGCACTACCGTTTGGCCCTCCTTTTGTTATTCAATGATGAATTTTTAGTAATGCTTGAATTTGCTTCTTCTGTAGAAcgtttttgtatatttttttaatttcttccttGACATCATATTTGTAAAATGATTGCTCCGGAGAGAAGatgcttattatttattttgtgtgttggCAGCAACTTGAGTTAGTTAGATTTAGGGAGATATGCTGTGTTACAGACTACtagtttggatttgaaaattaGTTTACAAAATGTGTTTATTGAGTAATTagattaaggaaaaaaattaataggaaaacaataatttaagtatcaaattaaattattaatgtatatatggttagtgtaagtataaaatatgaaaaaaatattattattaaaaaaataatattatattattattttgatgaatccaatggctaatccaatatgaggttatggatagagaggttttagatttatggaaaacatatacttttcatcaaattttggagatggatttgatgaagccaatgtcaATACTCTTACCGCTAGGCctacatgtgtttttttattttttatttatttatttaatatatttaaatatttttaaaaaataaaaaatatatatcaataaacttaaaatcacttttttaattattaaataaaaaaaatttggccaGCGGTCAAATTAATTGGATaaagtagtattttttattgaataaatatagatagaaactATTATTGGGAGCATTCATTTTATATacatgatgtgacatcatctagaccacacatctctctAAATGAGTGTTGAGAACAATCAACTAGAAACAGCTATACAATGAATGTAAAGTGCACACTTAGCTTCTctatagcattattctttttcatttggcTAAACATTCTACACGTGTCGTTTTCGAATTGGCTACGCAATAGATCTCGCTGGCCCCACATGATAGACCCTATTATTAATAGCACAGATAAATCAACCACCACcacaaaatagaaagaagagagagaaaggagtgCTGCTTACTGCTGAGAGAAGAGTACAGAGTGTGGGGTTGGGTTATGGCCTCGAAGCTATGCGACTCGTGCCAATCGGCCACCGCCACCCTCTTCTGCCGAGCCCACTCCGCCTTCCTCTGCTTGGGCTGCGACTCAAAGGTCCACGCTGTCCACAAGCTCGCGTCACGCCACGCGCGGGTCTTCCTCTGCGAGGTCTGCGAGCATGCCCCCGCCCACG
This genomic interval from Juglans microcarpa x Juglans regia isolate MS1-56 chromosome 4D, Jm3101_v1.0, whole genome shotgun sequence contains the following:
- the LOC121261546 gene encoding protein PHOTOSYSTEM I ASSEMBLY 2, chloroplastic, whose amino-acid sequence is MRSCCTRPAIVPTPTENKTFGSVIAFRVLVPHARNTTARSATSRVSVVRASMVDSYGSSFDFVNRIEKTWLISQQPRPVGCSSCNSNGHVECKWCGGTGFFILGDNMLCQVPSRNTSCVICGGMGSMCCSDCKGTGFRAKWLGEPPISK